The following proteins come from a genomic window of Myroides odoratus DSM 2801:
- a CDS encoding type IA DNA topoisomerase, with protein MIVILAEKPSVAREIAMLVGAKTKKDGFIEGNGYCVTWAIGHLVSLAMPEDYGFQGFKREALPILPRSYLLLPRKVKKANKYTSDPGALKQLKIIDKLFKACSEIIVATDAGREGELIARYIFQYLNCTKPFKRLWISSLTEKAIKEGLQNLREGSEFDGLFRAGHSRSRADWLVGINASQALTVSMNDSVYSLGRVQTPTLSLICKRYLENTSFKKQLYYQIELIHQKDGILFKSLSTDKWEDKQKAEQALKLIDKQSEVKIQKVETKTIREESPLLFDLTSLQKRANELFGFSADETLSIAQSLYEKKFITYPRTSSKYIPEDLWAEVPNLLKVLSDDSRYSNLLLKLKMARLNKKIVNDVKVTDHHGLLTTDRLPSAINAKEESIYHLIAQRVWETVFEPCVKKQTEVTLNVLDYEFSFKSSSIIELGWREVRKELSTTDEVVIDLPDLQQGENLKIKESIALEKSTRPKALYTESSLLSAMENASKEVEDKSLQSVIKDVGIGTAATRASIIETLLKRDYITRKAKSLVPTEKGLKVYEIVKDKLISDVLLTAKWESAFKDIEENKTDMEDFHRQIEDYTTEITVELLATKPITETDHLSCPKCKGHTLQLREKVVKCLDTDCSWVLFREVCGVKLTIDDITDLIQQGKTKILKGLTSKAGKKFDAYLILKEDCTTGFEFKNK; from the coding sequence ATGATTGTAATTCTTGCAGAAAAACCAAGTGTGGCTAGGGAGATAGCTATGCTTGTTGGAGCCAAAACAAAAAAAGATGGCTTTATCGAAGGAAATGGATACTGTGTTACTTGGGCAATTGGTCATTTAGTTTCTTTGGCTATGCCAGAGGATTATGGATTTCAGGGCTTTAAAAGAGAAGCTTTACCAATCTTACCAAGGTCTTATTTGTTACTTCCAAGAAAGGTCAAAAAAGCAAACAAATACACTTCTGATCCAGGAGCTTTAAAACAGCTTAAAATTATTGATAAACTCTTTAAAGCATGCTCTGAGATTATTGTAGCCACTGATGCAGGTAGGGAAGGAGAACTTATCGCAAGATATATTTTTCAATACCTAAACTGTACTAAACCTTTTAAAAGACTTTGGATTAGTTCACTAACTGAAAAAGCTATTAAAGAAGGCTTACAAAATCTTAGAGAAGGAAGCGAATTCGATGGACTTTTTAGAGCAGGCCACAGTAGAAGTAGAGCAGATTGGCTTGTTGGTATAAACGCTTCTCAAGCACTTACTGTTTCAATGAATGATTCGGTGTATTCTCTCGGTAGAGTACAAACACCAACCCTCAGTCTTATCTGTAAACGGTATTTAGAGAATACTTCTTTTAAGAAGCAACTGTACTATCAAATAGAACTTATTCATCAAAAAGACGGTATACTATTTAAATCGCTCTCAACTGATAAATGGGAAGATAAACAAAAAGCAGAACAAGCTTTAAAACTCATTGACAAACAAAGTGAGGTTAAAATACAAAAAGTAGAAACCAAAACAATAAGAGAAGAGTCCCCACTACTTTTTGATTTAACCTCACTTCAAAAAAGAGCCAATGAACTCTTTGGATTCTCAGCAGATGAGACTCTCAGCATTGCTCAGAGCCTGTATGAAAAGAAGTTTATCACCTATCCAAGAACATCGAGTAAGTATATTCCAGAGGATTTATGGGCTGAGGTTCCTAATTTATTGAAAGTACTTTCAGATGATAGTAGATATAGTAACCTGCTTCTAAAACTAAAGATGGCAAGGCTTAATAAGAAGATAGTAAATGATGTAAAGGTTACGGATCATCATGGACTATTAACTACAGATAGACTTCCTTCAGCGATTAACGCTAAAGAAGAAAGCATTTATCATTTGATTGCTCAACGCGTATGGGAAACAGTATTTGAACCTTGTGTAAAAAAGCAAACAGAGGTAACCTTAAATGTTTTGGATTATGAGTTTAGTTTTAAGTCTTCTTCAATAATAGAACTTGGATGGAGAGAGGTAAGAAAAGAACTTTCTACTACTGATGAGGTAGTAATAGATTTACCTGATTTACAACAAGGCGAGAATCTAAAAATTAAAGAATCAATTGCTCTTGAAAAATCAACAAGACCAAAAGCTTTATATACAGAGAGTTCACTTTTATCAGCTATGGAAAACGCTTCTAAAGAGGTAGAAGATAAATCACTTCAGAGCGTTATTAAAGATGTTGGAATTGGAACAGCAGCTACAAGGGCTTCTATTATCGAAACGCTTTTAAAAAGAGACTACATCACAAGAAAAGCAAAGTCGCTTGTTCCAACTGAGAAAGGACTCAAAGTGTATGAAATAGTAAAGGATAAACTTATCTCCGATGTACTATTAACTGCTAAGTGGGAATCTGCTTTTAAAGACATAGAAGAGAATAAAACCGATATGGAAGATTTCCATAGGCAAATTGAAGATTATACTACGGAGATAACAGTAGAGCTTTTAGCTACTAAACCAATCACTGAAACAGATCATCTATCTTGTCCTAAGTGTAAAGGGCATACACTTCAACTAAGAGAAAAGGTAGTGAAATGTTTGGATACTGATTGTAGTTGGGTGTTGTTTAGGGAGGTATGTGGAGTAAAACTAACTATTGATGATATCACTGACCTAATACAACAAGGTAAAACCAAAATCCTAAAAGGATTGACAAGTAAAGCAGGGAAGAAGTTCGATGCTTACCTTATCTTAAAAGAAGATTGTACTACTGGATTTGAATTTAAAAACAAGTAA
- a CDS encoding SusC/RagA family TonB-linked outer membrane protein gives MKTQILTTCGYRIAILIGLLIGYPTYAVSNDNHLFFKASYLLQDKQQKGIIKLSGTVKDAQGVLGGVIVSVGRKAVTTDLDGKYSIDVAIGDKITFSMLGYKERSMVYSSSMGVILNIELLEDTTTLDEIVVNAGYYTVKDRERTGSIARVTAKDIEFQPVLNPLQALQGRMAGVSITQNSGIAGGGFDIQIRGRNSLRRDGNTPLYIIDGVPFTEDNSRLLAGGILPLGESNPLNSINPNDIESIEILKDADATAIYGSRGANGVVLVTTKTGKSGKTKLTINSSTAFSSVAKFLNLLDTAQYLSIREQAFKNDNITTYPDNAYDLNGTWDENKYTNWQKELIGGTAKAQTLQASLSGGNKHTQFMLSGNHNEETTVFPGDFAYKRNTLSFFVNHKNQDEKLRMKFSVNYNTQKNNLMTLDLTSTSRNLAPNAPNLFQEDGSLNWQDNTFENPLAQLNSLYQSSSKGLSSNLSLEYAFHDLLSFKINTGYSDSRVQQYNIALHTRFNPSYGYGPEKTSVQYATSNSNSWIIEPQLNGFLKIGRHQFNYILGSTFQENTFTSLGLYALGFTSNSFVHNLKSASTVDVSSQINSTYRYSAIFARLNYNYSDKYYLNLTARRDGSSRFGENYKFGNFGAIGFAWILSEEPWLNNLSWLSLLKLRSSYGVTGSDNIGDYAYLDTYTLSRAKYDNVIGLYPSRLYNPNFSWEKTKKLEIALEFNLFENRLNSTIAWYNNRSSNQLVGTPLPGTTGFSSIQSNLNAVVENKGVEVSFNTQNIKQKKWSWTTDFNLTIPKNKLVSFPNLEGSTYANQYIIGQPINIIKLFQYTGIDPKTGIYTFKDFNNDGNLSAIDDKKIIESFFPKLFGGLTNTINYKNLSVSFLFQFVKQKNYNHLYFFNRPGALNNTSVDYYNNSWNQHTPIADYQVLTTNNPDVIKAYSDYKTSDQVVSDASYLRLKNINISYTLPAQSLNGIHAMVYFQAQNIWTLTRYKGYDPEFTTTGFLPPLRTFAFGINLTF, from the coding sequence ATGAAAACTCAAATATTGACCACTTGTGGTTATAGGATAGCTATACTTATTGGCCTTTTAATTGGCTATCCAACTTATGCCGTATCAAATGATAATCATTTGTTTTTTAAAGCTTCTTACCTATTGCAAGATAAGCAGCAAAAAGGAATTATAAAACTCTCTGGAACTGTAAAAGACGCTCAAGGTGTTCTTGGTGGAGTAATTGTATCGGTTGGGCGTAAAGCTGTGACAACTGATCTTGATGGAAAATATTCAATCGATGTAGCTATTGGAGATAAGATTACTTTTTCAATGCTCGGTTATAAAGAGCGATCCATGGTGTACTCAAGTAGTATGGGGGTTATTTTAAATATTGAGCTACTTGAGGATACTACCACCCTTGATGAAATTGTAGTTAATGCTGGATACTACACGGTAAAAGACCGAGAACGCACAGGAAGTATTGCTCGTGTGACAGCTAAGGATATCGAGTTTCAGCCAGTTTTGAATCCCCTTCAAGCTCTACAGGGTAGAATGGCGGGAGTTAGTATTACGCAAAATTCAGGGATTGCTGGCGGGGGATTTGATATACAGATACGTGGTCGCAATAGTTTAAGAAGAGATGGAAACACTCCACTTTATATTATTGATGGAGTTCCTTTTACAGAGGATAACTCCAGATTGTTAGCTGGAGGAATATTACCCCTTGGTGAATCAAATCCTTTGAACTCTATCAATCCCAATGATATTGAAAGTATTGAAATACTAAAAGATGCAGATGCTACTGCTATTTATGGTTCACGAGGAGCTAACGGAGTAGTGCTTGTTACAACCAAAACAGGAAAATCGGGAAAAACAAAACTAACAATTAATAGTTCAACAGCATTTAGTAGCGTTGCTAAGTTTTTAAATCTACTTGATACTGCTCAATATCTCAGTATTAGAGAACAAGCATTTAAAAATGATAATATTACTACCTATCCAGATAATGCATATGATTTAAATGGAACTTGGGATGAAAATAAATATACCAACTGGCAGAAAGAGTTAATTGGAGGAACTGCTAAAGCTCAAACTCTACAAGCTAGTTTAAGTGGAGGCAATAAGCACACTCAATTTATGCTAAGTGGAAATCACAACGAAGAAACTACTGTTTTTCCTGGTGATTTTGCATACAAGCGAAATACATTATCATTCTTTGTTAATCACAAAAATCAGGATGAAAAACTACGTATGAAATTCTCTGTGAATTACAATACACAAAAGAATAATCTTATGACTTTAGACCTTACCTCTACAAGTCGAAATCTTGCTCCAAATGCACCTAATCTTTTTCAAGAAGATGGTAGTTTAAATTGGCAAGACAATACTTTTGAAAACCCTTTAGCGCAATTAAATAGTCTATATCAATCTTCCTCTAAAGGATTAAGTTCAAACTTAAGTCTTGAATATGCCTTTCATGATCTATTAAGTTTTAAAATTAATACTGGTTATTCCGATAGTAGGGTTCAGCAATACAATATAGCATTACATACTAGATTTAATCCTTCCTATGGATATGGACCTGAGAAAACAAGTGTACAGTATGCTACAAGTAATTCAAATAGCTGGATTATTGAACCTCAATTAAATGGGTTTTTAAAAATTGGTAGACACCAATTCAACTATATTCTAGGGAGCACATTTCAAGAAAACACCTTTACTTCTCTTGGATTATACGCCTTAGGTTTTACTTCAAATTCCTTTGTACATAATCTAAAATCCGCATCGACTGTGGATGTTAGTTCCCAAATCAATTCCACGTATCGTTACAGCGCTATATTTGCTAGGTTAAATTACAACTACTCTGATAAATACTACTTAAACCTTACTGCCAGAAGAGATGGATCCTCTAGATTTGGAGAAAACTATAAGTTCGGAAACTTTGGGGCTATTGGATTTGCTTGGATTTTATCTGAAGAACCTTGGCTAAATAATCTCTCCTGGCTTAGTCTTTTAAAACTTCGCTCTAGTTATGGAGTAACTGGAAGCGATAACATTGGAGATTATGCATACTTAGATACCTATACCTTGTCAAGAGCAAAATATGATAATGTAATTGGTTTATATCCATCTAGGCTTTATAACCCAAATTTTAGTTGGGAGAAGACCAAGAAACTTGAAATCGCCTTAGAATTTAATTTGTTTGAGAACCGACTAAACTCAACTATTGCATGGTATAATAATCGCTCATCCAATCAACTCGTTGGAACTCCATTACCTGGAACTACTGGTTTTTCTTCTATTCAATCTAATTTAAATGCTGTAGTGGAAAACAAAGGAGTTGAAGTAAGCTTTAACACTCAAAATATTAAACAAAAAAAATGGAGCTGGACAACTGATTTTAATCTGACAATACCAAAAAATAAATTAGTATCCTTTCCAAATCTTGAAGGCTCAACCTATGCAAATCAGTATATAATCGGCCAGCCCATTAATATCATTAAACTATTTCAATATACAGGTATTGATCCTAAAACTGGAATATACACTTTTAAGGATTTTAATAATGATGGTAACCTCAGCGCTATTGATGATAAGAAAATAATCGAATCATTCTTTCCAAAATTATTTGGAGGTTTAACCAATACCATAAACTATAAGAACTTATCTGTGAGTTTTCTATTTCAATTTGTCAAACAAAAAAATTATAATCACTTGTATTTCTTTAATCGACCAGGTGCTTTAAACAATACTTCTGTAGACTATTATAACAATTCTTGGAATCAGCACACACCTATTGCTGATTATCAAGTCTTAACAACAAATAACCCTGATGTAATTAAAGCTTATTCGGATTATAAAACAAGTGATCAAGTAGTCTCTGATGCCTCTTATTTAAGGCTAAAAAATATCAATATATCTTATACACTACCAGCGCAGAGCCTTAATGGAATCCATGCTATGGTTTATTTTCAAGCTCAAAATATATGGACTTTGACTCGTTATAAAGGTTACGACCCTGAGTTTACAACAACAGGTTTTCTTCCCCCTCTTCGAACATTTGCTTTTGGAATCAACTTAACTTTTTAA
- a CDS encoding antirestriction protein ArdA has product MENLIHSKVYVGTYAKYNNGSIKGEWIELSNFSSIEEFYEFCTELHCDEIDPEFMFQDWENIPSELISESSLSENTFSIIEKISDLDYKTLEAFAAWISIGNHDIESDDIDSLFESFEDDYQGYYNSEEDFAYQIIDECYDLSDFVKSYFDYESFARDLFIGDYTYENGHVFRNS; this is encoded by the coding sequence ATGGAAAATTTAATACACTCAAAAGTTTATGTTGGTACTTATGCTAAATATAACAATGGTTCAATTAAAGGAGAATGGATTGAGTTAAGTAACTTTAGCTCTATAGAAGAATTTTATGAATTCTGTACAGAACTACATTGTGATGAAATAGATCCAGAGTTTATGTTTCAAGATTGGGAAAATATTCCTTCTGAGTTAATCTCAGAAAGTAGCCTTTCAGAAAATACCTTTTCAATCATTGAAAAAATATCCGATTTAGATTATAAAACTTTAGAAGCTTTTGCAGCTTGGATAAGTATAGGTAATCACGATATTGAATCTGATGATATAGACTCGTTATTTGAATCATTTGAAGATGATTATCAAGGATATTATAACAGTGAAGAAGATTTCGCTTATCAAATCATTGATGAATGTTACGATTTGTCTGATTTTGTAAAATCATACTTTGATTATGAAAGCTTTGCTAGAGACCTTTTCATAGGTGATTATACTTATGAAAATGGTCATGTATTTAGAAATAGTTAA
- the catA gene encoding type A chloramphenicol O-acetyltransferase → MNYKKFDVESWNRKEHFYHFKNQLRCGFSLTTKIDISKVILFIREHEYKFYPTIIYLITKAVNKHSEFKFAMKDGELIQWDTVNPAYTIMHPETETFSELCSVYKGDFKTFLEEYDRVYEKYKGDYSMSPQREIENIFNISMIPWVSFDGFNLNVPGFGDYFAPIFTLGKYIKNNEEILMPISIQVHHATCDGLHVAKLLHSLQELCDNIEELK, encoded by the coding sequence ATGAACTATAAAAAATTTGATGTAGAGTCTTGGAATAGAAAAGAGCATTTTTATCACTTTAAAAACCAATTGAGATGTGGGTTTAGTTTAACCACTAAAATAGATATAAGTAAGGTGATACTCTTTATAAGAGAACATGAGTACAAGTTCTACCCTACGATTATTTACTTAATAACTAAAGCGGTTAATAAGCATTCTGAGTTTAAATTTGCCATGAAGGATGGAGAGTTAATACAGTGGGATACTGTTAACCCAGCTTATACTATTATGCATCCTGAAACAGAGACATTCTCAGAATTATGTTCTGTGTATAAAGGAGATTTTAAAACCTTTTTAGAAGAGTATGATCGAGTATATGAGAAATATAAAGGAGATTACTCAATGTCACCACAAAGAGAAATAGAGAATATATTTAATATTTCTATGATTCCTTGGGTGAGTTTTGATGGATTTAATTTAAATGTACCTGGTTTTGGTGATTATTTTGCTCCAATTTTTACATTGGGTAAGTATATTAAAAACAATGAAGAAATATTGATGCCTATATCAATACAAGTACATCATGCGACATGCGATGGACTTCATGTCGCTAAATTACTACATAGCTTACAAGAGCTATGTGATAATATAGAAGAGCTGAAATAA
- a CDS encoding DUF3945 domain-containing protein gives MSTETTQRQVEHDVLLVNDKAKNKIQVVKGLDKDGKLETVPATKKNQNQFLKVDRNGDFFSNFFSNFFSQLKNPTQFTFFRVPELLTIKMANQMQKELKQSGPTHELFLKHEITEIGNEPKKENKVAEPTKEEGKHNSNKFDIKDIDWDSLSRLGLSKEKLQEMDLLEPLLQGYKTKDLVAVNLDLGSAVFSLDARLSLQKNEEGKVVMALEGVKKYPNLNVPFYGHEFSKEDKHNLLKTGNMGRVVELVHPTTKEMIPSVVSVDRLTNNLVVTRVEKMQLPQEVKGIVLSEEQLQTLKEGKPLLVEGMTSAKGNLFNAEIQFNAAKGHIEFLFDNTNKQSQNNSQNQSQLSDDLKTFRGKELTKKQQSDLLEGKPIYIKDLIDKRGNPYQGYVTYNKETKKADFSFQNPNKEQQSKAQSQSEKQADEPKKSKGRKM, from the coding sequence ATGAGTACAGAAACCACACAAAGACAAGTAGAGCATGATGTGCTTCTTGTCAATGACAAAGCAAAAAACAAGATTCAAGTAGTAAAGGGACTGGATAAAGATGGAAAGCTTGAAACAGTGCCGGCTACTAAAAAGAATCAAAATCAATTTTTAAAAGTTGATCGTAACGGAGATTTCTTTTCCAACTTCTTTTCTAATTTTTTCAGCCAACTTAAAAACCCAACGCAGTTCACGTTCTTTAGAGTGCCGGAACTATTGACAATCAAGATGGCTAACCAAATGCAAAAGGAGCTTAAGCAATCAGGACCTACTCATGAACTGTTTTTAAAACATGAGATAACAGAGATAGGCAATGAGCCAAAGAAAGAAAACAAGGTAGCTGAACCCACAAAAGAAGAGGGAAAGCACAATTCCAACAAGTTTGATATTAAAGATATTGATTGGGATTCACTCTCAAGACTTGGCCTTTCAAAAGAGAAGCTTCAAGAAATGGATTTATTAGAACCACTCTTACAAGGCTATAAAACCAAGGATTTAGTGGCTGTAAATCTTGATTTAGGCTCAGCGGTGTTTTCTTTGGATGCAAGACTCTCGCTACAAAAAAACGAAGAGGGCAAAGTGGTTATGGCTCTTGAAGGAGTAAAGAAATACCCTAATCTTAATGTACCATTTTACGGTCATGAATTTTCAAAAGAGGACAAGCACAACCTTTTAAAAACAGGGAACATGGGCAGGGTAGTAGAGCTTGTTCATCCAACAACTAAAGAAATGATCCCTTCGGTTGTAAGCGTGGATAGACTAACTAATAACCTTGTAGTTACAAGAGTTGAAAAGATGCAATTACCACAAGAGGTAAAAGGTATTGTTTTAAGTGAAGAACAGCTTCAAACTTTAAAAGAAGGAAAGCCACTACTTGTGGAAGGAATGACCTCGGCTAAAGGAAATCTATTTAATGCAGAGATTCAGTTTAACGCAGCTAAAGGACATATTGAATTTTTGTTTGACAATACCAATAAGCAGAGTCAGAATAACTCGCAAAATCAATCTCAACTTTCAGATGATTTAAAAACCTTTAGAGGTAAAGAACTTACTAAAAAACAGCAAAGCGATTTACTGGAAGGTAAACCAATTTACATCAAAGATTTGATAGATAAACGAGGTAATCCTTATCAAGGGTATGTGACGTATAACAAAGAAACTAAGAAAGCTGACTTTTCTTTTCAAAATCCAAACAAAGAACAGCAGTCAAAAGCTCAATCGCAGTCAGAAAAACAAGCGGATGAGCCAAAGAAAAGCAAAGGACGTAAAATGTAA
- the mobC gene encoding conjugal transfer protein MobC, whose translation MQSEDDLKALAKILAFMRAVSILIMLMHLYWYCYSFFLNIGITHTVVDRILVNFNRTAGLFSHLLYTKLFCLVLLSLSLWGGKGVKHEKITISKIISVFTVGFSLFFFNFFLLDFGYAWSAILYIASTFLGYILLLVSGAWISRLLNDNLMQDVFNFENESFMQETRLIENQYSVNLPSRFYYKGKWNSGWINIVNPFRATIVLGTPGSGKSYAVVNNFIKQQIEKGFSMYIYDFKFHDLSTIAYNHLLLHKDKYAIVPKFYVINFDDPSLSHRCNPINPSFMTDISDAYESAYTIMLNLNRSWIQKQGDFFVESPIILLAAIIWFLKIYQNGKYCTFPHAIELLNKKYADVFTILTSYSDLENYLSPFMDAWEGGAQDQLQGQIASAKIPLSRMISPSLYWVMTGDDFTLDINNPAAPKILCVGNNPDRQNIYSAALGLYNSRIVKLINKKGQLKSSVIIDELPTIYFRGLDNLIATARSNKVAVCLGFQDFSQLNRDYGDKESKVIQNTVGNIFSGQVVGDTAKALSERFGKILQKRQSISINRNDRSTSFSTQLDTLIPASKIATLTQGMFVGAVSDNFDERIEQKIFHSEIVVDNEKVSKEMKAYQKIPQITSFIDAKGNNTLDKTIQANYRQVKLDVESIIESELKRIENDPELAHLINKKK comes from the coding sequence ATGCAATCAGAAGACGATTTAAAAGCGCTTGCTAAAATCTTAGCATTTATGCGAGCAGTAAGTATTTTAATTATGCTTATGCACTTATACTGGTATTGTTATTCTTTCTTTTTAAACATAGGAATAACGCACACTGTTGTAGATCGAATACTAGTAAACTTCAACCGAACAGCAGGACTGTTTTCTCATTTACTTTATACTAAACTCTTTTGTTTGGTTTTACTTTCTTTAAGCCTGTGGGGAGGCAAAGGCGTAAAACATGAAAAGATAACAATCTCTAAAATCATAAGTGTTTTTACAGTTGGTTTTAGTTTGTTTTTTTTCAACTTCTTCTTACTTGATTTTGGATACGCTTGGAGCGCGATACTGTATATAGCAAGTACCTTCTTAGGGTATATTTTACTTCTTGTCTCAGGAGCTTGGATTAGTAGGCTACTAAACGATAACCTTATGCAAGATGTATTTAATTTTGAAAATGAGAGTTTTATGCAAGAGACTCGTCTTATTGAAAATCAATACTCTGTTAACCTTCCTTCAAGGTTCTATTACAAAGGAAAATGGAATAGTGGTTGGATAAATATTGTTAATCCATTTCGGGCGACTATCGTTCTTGGTACTCCAGGTTCTGGTAAATCTTATGCTGTGGTGAATAACTTTATCAAACAACAAATTGAAAAAGGATTCTCGATGTATATTTACGATTTTAAGTTCCATGACTTATCAACTATAGCTTATAATCACTTGTTATTACACAAAGATAAATACGCTATTGTTCCCAAGTTCTATGTTATAAACTTTGATGATCCAAGTCTCAGTCATCGTTGTAATCCGATTAACCCATCGTTTATGACAGATATATCTGATGCTTATGAATCAGCCTATACTATAATGCTTAACCTTAACCGCTCATGGATACAAAAACAAGGAGACTTCTTTGTAGAATCTCCAATCATACTCTTAGCAGCTATTATATGGTTTTTGAAGATTTATCAAAATGGAAAATACTGTACATTCCCTCACGCTATTGAACTACTTAATAAAAAGTATGCTGACGTATTTACTATTCTTACCTCCTACTCTGATTTAGAGAATTACCTTTCTCCTTTTATGGACGCGTGGGAAGGTGGAGCACAAGACCAGTTACAAGGACAAATAGCTTCTGCTAAAATACCACTCTCTCGTATGATTTCTCCATCGCTATACTGGGTGATGACAGGAGATGATTTTACTTTGGATATTAATAATCCGGCAGCACCTAAAATACTCTGTGTGGGTAACAATCCTGATCGTCAAAACATCTACTCTGCTGCTCTTGGGCTTTATAACTCACGTATTGTAAAACTAATCAATAAAAAAGGTCAACTTAAAAGCTCTGTTATCATTGATGAATTACCAACTATCTACTTTAGAGGGCTAGACAATCTTATTGCGACTGCTCGTAGTAATAAAGTAGCGGTGTGTTTAGGATTTCAAGATTTCTCACAGCTTAATAGAGATTATGGAGATAAAGAAAGTAAGGTAATTCAAAATACAGTTGGAAATATCTTCTCAGGTCAAGTAGTTGGAGATACAGCTAAAGCCCTATCAGAACGCTTTGGTAAGATACTTCAAAAGCGTCAGAGCATATCCATTAATAGAAATGATCGTTCTACCTCCTTCTCTACCCAGCTTGATACGCTTATTCCAGCTTCTAAAATAGCAACTCTTACACAAGGAATGTTTGTTGGAGCTGTGTCTGATAATTTTGATGAGCGTATAGAGCAAAAGATATTTCATTCAGAAATAGTAGTTGATAACGAAAAGGTATCTAAAGAGATGAAAGCCTATCAAAAGATACCTCAAATAACTTCCTTCATAGATGCTAAGGGTAATAATACCTTAGATAAAACAATACAAGCGAATTACAGGCAAGTTAAACTTGATGTTGAATCAATTATTGAATCAGAGTTAAAACGTATTGAAAACGATCCAGAATTGGCTCATTTGATTAATAAGAAGAAGTAG
- a CDS encoding helix-turn-helix domain-containing protein, which produces MNIDRTEFLLWMERIMTRFDHLSEHIKDLPIKTQTIDGEELLDSQDVMALFKISPRSLQRYRSDGKLPYYTISGKLYYKRSDVNQFIRECFKHPVRKK; this is translated from the coding sequence ATGAATATAGATCGCACAGAATTCCTTTTATGGATGGAGCGTATTATGACGCGCTTTGATCATTTATCAGAACATATCAAAGACCTGCCTATAAAAACTCAAACTATAGATGGAGAAGAGCTTTTAGACAGTCAAGATGTAATGGCACTTTTTAAAATAAGTCCACGTTCCTTACAACGTTACCGCTCAGATGGTAAACTTCCTTATTATACAATTAGTGGTAAACTATACTACAAACGCTCAGATGTCAATCAGTTTATCAGAGAATGTTTTAAACATCCTGTACGCAAGAAGTAA
- a CDS encoding JAB domain-containing protein — MESTVLNSNWLVASEIELIYKSKVKASQRPRIESSYSAFEIALKAWDENKIELLEQFKVLMLSNNNRVLGVLEISSGGITGTVVDLRLIFAALLKSKSTAMILVHNHPSGKLQPSDADRQITQKIKQASNILDIALLDHLIITPESYYSFADEGVL; from the coding sequence ATGGAATCTACAGTTTTAAACAGCAATTGGTTAGTGGCATCAGAGATAGAATTAATCTACAAGTCTAAAGTTAAAGCATCACAAAGACCAAGAATTGAATCTTCTTATTCTGCTTTTGAAATAGCTTTAAAAGCATGGGATGAGAATAAAATTGAACTATTAGAACAGTTCAAAGTACTTATGCTTTCAAACAATAATAGAGTGCTTGGTGTACTTGAGATATCATCAGGTGGTATTACTGGAACAGTAGTAGATCTTAGATTGATATTTGCAGCTTTACTAAAATCTAAAAGTACAGCTATGATTCTAGTACATAATCATCCTTCTGGGAAATTACAACCAAGTGATGCGGATAGACAAATCACACAAAAGATTAAACAAGCCAGCAATATTCTTGATATTGCTCTTTTAGATCATTTAATAATAACACCTGAGAGTTACTACTCTTTTGCAGATGAAGGCGTCTTATGA